TCGCAATCATCGGTGATTTCAACGGCAATCCGCTCAACGGAGTGCCCGGTGCGCGCCGCATCGAGAATACAGGGATGCCTTGCGATCACAACGGCCGGCCCCTGTTTTCGGCTGAAGTCCACCGCTTTTTTGAGCAATTTGACAAACGCTTTGGTGTCATAGGGTTCGCCCACTTCACAGGACCGAATGCCGCAGCCTTTGACCAGCGTTTCCATGTCCACCGGCACCAGATTTTCCCCGGTGGCGCTTTTTCCGGTGGCCGGTGTGGGTTGGCTGCCGGTCATGGCGGTGGTGCGGTTATCCAGAATGACCAGCACAAAACGGACGTTCTGGTTAACTGCGTCGATAAGAGCCGGTACCCCGGCATGAAAAAAGGTGGAGTCACCGATGGTGGCGATGATATCGGGCCGCTTCTCCTGGTTTTGATAGGCATGATAAAAACCGGCCGCCTGGCTGATGGCGGCTCCCATGCACAGGACCGTGTCCACCGCCTTAAGATTGAGCCCCAACGTATAGCAACCGATGTCGCTGGTGTATATGCCCCGGGGCGCGGCCTTTTTAATGGCAAAGAAACTGGCCCTATGGGGACATCCCGCGCACAGGGTTGGGGGCCGTCCGGGTGCCGGTGTCAGCGTGGGGCTTATAGCAGTGACACCGGCAAATTTTGCTACCTGTTTTTCGATGATTTCCGGAAGCAGCTCCCCCACGCGGGTCACGGCGCCGTTTAGCTTCCCCTGAATACGGTTGCGATCCGCCAACTGCATTTCAATAACGCCGGTGGTTTCTTCGATGACCAGTATCCGATCATAGGTAGATAACAGAGATTTCATAAACCGGGTGTGCAGCGGAAAGGGTTGGCGTACCTGGAAAAAGGCAACGGATTCCCACAGGTTCAGGCGTTTGAGAATGTCGATGGTGTAGGCGGAAGCCACTCCGGAGGATACCACGGCCTGTTTTGAATGGGTGCCGGGATTGTGAAAAATGGGTTCTGTCTCTTTATGGGCCGCAATCTGCGATAGTTTCTCCTCCAGTTCCAGGTGAAGCTGATAACGAAATTTAGGCGTTGCCGCCCAACGGGTCGAATCTTTTTTAAAAGCGGCTTTTCTATTCAGCGCATTCGAAACGAGCAGTTTCCCCGTCAGCACATCCTGGCGTGAATGGCAAACCCGGGTGGTGGGCCGCAGCATGACCGGGGTTCGAAACGCTTCCGAAAGGGCATAGGCCAAGGAAACCATCTCTTTGGCCTCGGCCGGAGAACCGGGGTCCAGCACGGGTATTTTGGCCATCATGGCCATCATGCGGCTATCCTGTTCGGTCTGAGAGGAGTGCGGGCCGGGGTCATCGGCGCTGATCACCACGAAACCGCCGACCGTGCCCAAGTAGGCGGCACTCATTAATGAATCTGCGGCCACATTGAGGCCCACCTGTTTCATGCTTACGGCAGTTCGCAGTCCGGTCATGCTACCGGCGTAGGCGATCTCGAAAGCCACTTTTTCATTGATGGCCCACTGGGTATGCATGCCTATCTTATGCCGGCGTTGATACCCGACCACGGAAGAGAGGATCTCCGAGGCCGGCGTGCCGGGATAGGAAGTTGCCATGGCGCACCCGTTTTCAACCAGGCCCAGCGCGATGGCTTCGTTGCCCATCAAAAGTTCTTTTTTCGCAGAATGCTTCATTCTCTTTTTCCGCTGCCAATGTCAGATTTTATCCGGTTCAGCCAACCTTCGTGAATGGTTACCATGATTGTTCTCTTGGGTTCAAGTGATTATCGCGGCCGAAACCATGATCATGGCCGGTGTACCCCATGGGGCGCTTCGGTACTTGACCTCTGAGCGCTCCTGGCATAGTCTGATTCGTCCGTGGTATATCAGAGACAATTTGCAAGAAAAGGAGCGGGGCCGATTTGCAGGATTTGCTGCAGTTTCTATTTGGAGGGGTCACCAGTGGCGCCATCTATGCCTTGATTGCCCTGGGGTTTTGCGTGGTGCACAATACCATCGGCATCGTCAATTTCATTCAGGTGGACTTTGTCTCTCTGGGGGGAATGTTTCTCTTCACCGGACTTTTCTGGAGCGGCTTGCCTCTGCTGATTGCCTTGCCGGCCGCCGTAGCCGCTGTTGCGGTGGTGGGAATTGGGGTGGAACGCATCGGTATTCGCCCTTCGCGCTCACAAAATCATCTGGTATTGA
This Desulfobacterales bacterium DNA region includes the following protein-coding sequences:
- a CDS encoding thiamine pyrophosphate-dependent enzyme, with translation MKHSAKKELLMGNEAIALGLVENGCAMATSYPGTPASEILSSVVGYQRRHKIGMHTQWAINEKVAFEIAYAGSMTGLRTAVSMKQVGLNVAADSLMSAAYLGTVGGFVVISADDPGPHSSQTEQDSRMMAMMAKIPVLDPGSPAEAKEMVSLAYALSEAFRTPVMLRPTTRVCHSRQDVLTGKLLVSNALNRKAAFKKDSTRWAATPKFRYQLHLELEEKLSQIAAHKETEPIFHNPGTHSKQAVVSSGVASAYTIDILKRLNLWESVAFFQVRQPFPLHTRFMKSLLSTYDRILVIEETTGVIEMQLADRNRIQGKLNGAVTRVGELLPEIIEKQVAKFAGVTAISPTLTPAPGRPPTLCAGCPHRASFFAIKKAAPRGIYTSDIGCYTLGLNLKAVDTVLCMGAAISQAAGFYHAYQNQEKRPDIIATIGDSTFFHAGVPALIDAVNQNVRFVLVILDNRTTAMTGSQPTPATGKSATGENLVPVDMETLVKGCGIRSCEVGEPYDTKAFVKLLKKAVDFSRKQGPAVVIARHPCILDAARTGHSVERIAVEITDDCDGCGFCRQHFECPALIHNAHTGRTFIDPLVCNECGVCLNVCPKGAIQKKKTEQG